Sequence from the Deltaproteobacteria bacterium genome:
CCGCCCCACAGGGAGGCTCATCGCAGTGCCTGCAGACATTGACCCTGAACATGAAGTAGGGTTCTCCATCCACCAGCCGCGGTCCATCTTCTTGAACGGAGATGAGCTTCACTCCTTCCGGCATGTCGGTCTCTTGCTTGCAGGCCACTTCGCATGCCTTGCACCCCCAACAGGCCGCATTGTCCACGTATAGAGCATACTTCTTCATGGGATCTTACTCCTCCTTTCCTGCGGGGTAAATCCTGCAAAGAAGGGTTCGGATATGGGTTGCGCCCATTGCAGGATCGCAATTTTCATAGGCGTTGTTGGTGAGGATGTTGATATTGGACTCGTCCCAGCCGTGGCCCGGGTCCTTCTTCTCCGGGAACCACCAAGCATGTTCCGCGGAGACCACCCTGGGATCCATTCCTTCAAAGAACTTTGCGCGTTGCCTTACGCGTCCCCGGGGAGACTCGATGAAGACCCAGTCCCCTTCCTTGATTCCCTCCTTCCTGGCGGTCTCCGGGTGGATTTCCACCGTCGGGTCTCTGTGGAGCTCCCTGAGCCAGGAGACCTGCCGATTCTCAGAATGGAAGAATCCCGGAAGCCTTCGGCCCGTTATCAGGATGTAGGGATATTGCTCGTAGAGTTCCGGTGTGCTGTAAGGGCTCTCGGGCGGTTCCCTGTGCCGTGGTAACGGATCGTAACCCAGGCCCTCGAGGAATGTGGAATAGAGTTCGAATTTGCGGCTGGGGGTGGAAAAACCTTTTTCCTTGTATTTCTGCGGGATCACGTCCCCGCGGATGTAATCCATCTTCTTGAAGTCCTGCCAGGTAATCCCCAGGGGTTCCAGGATCCAGTCGAGGGCCTGCTCGAAGTTGTCCCACCACAGGTGCCCCTGGCCGACCCTGTGGGCGAGGTCGTTGAGCATTTCATGGTCTGACCTGCACTCCCCGACCTGGATCACCTTCCGCCTGGGCAGGATGTAGCCGTGGCGTTTCCAGAAATCACCGATATAGTCCATCTCAAGCCAGGTGGCCGCAGGAAGCACGATGTCGGCGAGCTCGGCCGTGGGGGTGAGGAAGAAGTCCGACACGGCCATGAAATCGACCTTTTCAAGGGCCCTTCGCACCTCCCTGGCGTTGGCACGGGTCATGAGGGGATTGGAGCTGATGAAAAACAGCATTTTCACGGGGTAGGGTTTCTCTTCCAGGATGGCGTCCCATACGCATTTTGGATTGATGATCGCGAAGTTGGCCCCCAGGCGGAATCGATCGCCTCCAAGGCGTTTCTCCCTTTGCGTGTCGGGAAGCATCCGGTGGGCGCCGAAGTATCCAACGTTTCGGATCCTCGGGGTTTGAAAGAGAACTTGTCCGCCCGGCACATCGATATTCCCGGTAATCCCCATGAGACACATGAGAAGCCGATCGTTGTCCGCGCAGTTGACCTGCTGCTCAATGGCGACTCCCCACTGGATTCCCGCAGGTTTTGTTGTGGCATAGAGCCTGGCTGCCCGGCGGATCTTCTCCCTGGGAACCCAGGTGATCTCCTCCACTTTTTCCAGTGGATACTCCATCACTCGTTTTACGAAGGGTTCCCAGCCGAAAA
This genomic interval carries:
- a CDS encoding molybdopterin-dependent oxidoreductase; its protein translation is MPEFVYSNAEKEMETYGYDSVTKSFCRMCHGGCGVLIYMKDGKVAKIAGDPDCPINHGTICSKGLAAAQLAYHPDRLTYPVKRIGEKGSGKWQRISWDEALNTIAERILHYKEQYGAESVVLGYGTGRENEAVIYRFANLLGTPNVLTAGHFCYGPRISTSIITCGTNPIVDYENHPKCIMVWGNNLVIGNPDEYKGEPFSVALDKGAKLIAVDPRLTRIAARADIWLQLRPGTDAALALGMLNVIINEELYDKEFVENHVFGWEPFVKRVMEYPLEKVEEITWVPREKIRRAARLYATTKPAGIQWGVAIEQQVNCADNDRLLMCLMGITGNIDVPGGQVLFQTPRIRNVGYFGAHRMLPDTQREKRLGGDRFRLGANFAIINPKCVWDAILEEKPYPVKMLFFISSNPLMTRANAREVRRALEKVDFMAVSDFFLTPTAELADIVLPAATWLEMDYIGDFWKRHGYILPRRKVIQVGECRSDHEMLNDLAHRVGQGHLWWDNFEQALDWILEPLGITWQDFKKMDYIRGDVIPQKYKEKGFSTPSRKFELYSTFLEGLGYDPLPRHREPPESPYSTPELYEQYPYILITGRRLPGFFHSENRQVSWLRELHRDPTVEIHPETARKEGIKEGDWVFIESPRGRVRQRAKFFEGMDPRVVSAEHAWWFPEKKDPGHGWDESNINILTNNAYENCDPAMGATHIRTLLCRIYPAGKEE